In the genome of Methylotenera mobilis JLW8, the window TAGAGATAAAGAGAGCTTGGAAAATAATAAGTCTGATTTGCAACAAACTTTACTAAATATAATTTTATCTTTATTCGGTCTGATAATTGCAATGACTCAATTGCTTCAAGTGCCGTGTATCGATGGATTGACGTACGACTCATCATGTGTATCGCATGACCAGAAGTTTATGTTTGCATTAGATACCGGTTCATTGGGCTATGTGCAGATAATTTTAAAGTACTGGACTCAAATTGCTTTAAGTATGCCAATAGTTATTGGAATCCTATTAATAATGGTGAATTTTTGGCGAATTGACCGTTGGTTAAATAACAATATTGGTCACAGTTGGTGGGGTGGATATATCAGATCAATTTTGGCTTTTGCTGTCAGCGACAAATGTGGGATCTTACTGGCCTTTGGATGGGTCATTATATTCGCGGTTATAATGGTATCACTTCTGATGGTTGGTTTAGGACTATTCCATCCCTCATTTTATTGATGATTACCTAGAAATAGTTCCTGGAAGTATATTTATCTATTTTGATTTCTAGATATAAATCTTGTTTATAGTCACTTGTTTACTTTCCGCACCCGGTCTATAGAGTCGGTTAATGCCGTGTGTAAATAGGAGGCTTTTTATTTAAGTGCTGTGATTGGAAACATATCTTCTATCTTATTCATATTTTGAATATTGGATAGAGTGACAGAACTAACAACCCCGCCATACTCTAGTTAAACGCTATAAGATTTTTCTTCTTTTGTAGTACATGTCGCAAGCTCGATCCAAAGGTTGCCCACATTCCCACAATAGCTAAGCGAAAGCGTTGCTATTCCAACAATTACAAATGGCCACTAGATGGAGACGCATAGGTGCTAAACGCACCTATCGCCATGATCCATGTTTTTGGGTTAGTCCACTGAAAAGTAGCTGCACTCCCAAAACTATTGGCTCTGCTGTGCGGTCAGCCTGGCTTTTTTCTTCTAGTGGTTCTGATGTCGCAATACACTGGGCTAGATCGAGCATATACGCAGCACCTACCTACTTCAAGTACCCGTAAGTACGCTAACATTGAAAAGGACAACAAGGTGTCTAAGGGCATTTAACTTTCCATTTCAATTGACTACTCTCCAGTTCAGTTTCGACATTATTGAATGTCTACTGAATTCTGGGAAGTCTAGTAAGAGCATTTATTGATTTTGTAGTGGAACCTCTCGTTAGGGAAGACGCGATAGCCGATACAATGGCTAGTAACTAAAGAAATTGAAAAAAAGGAAAAAACATGAGCGATTGGGAGTTCCTATACGAAATGCATGAGCAAGGCTATAGTTCAGAGGAAATAGCTGATGCAGCTGGCTCTGGCTTAGCTCCGTGGGAATGGCAATATATAAGTAAAGAGTGGGTCGACTCGCAACTCGAAAGCGAACAAATAGAGCATTTTAAGAGTAGAGATGGATTTCCATTTAGCACCCTTGAACAAACTGAGATATTTCATGATTTGATTGACTGTGCAGAGCGTCACTTTGAAAACACTGGTAGATATTTACAGGTTTGGGGCGAGCTCGGAGAAATTTACGCTGAAATCAAGTTTGGGCTGCGTCGCCATGGAACTCATCGAGCAGGGTCGGATGGAACAATTGATGGCAGGCTTGTAGAGGTAAAAACCATCTCACCTGAGAAAACCAGCGATCATGTCCTAGTTAAGAGTCAAGGTGACTTTGAGCGGCTGCTTATCGTTCGTATAGATCGCCATTTTCAATTCCAAGGCAAGCTTTTTGAAAGAAGCGAATTAAAAGGCGCTACAGGCAAATTCCTTAGAGGGCAACTCAAGGACGATGAGTAAAATGGATAACCAATCATTAAAGGCTTAGGCTATGTTACTAGGTTAAAACTCGTTTTTATATTCAGTCCAAGCAACTTCAAAAGCATCTATTGCTGCCCGACAAGCATTCCTATGTCGCAAATGTGATAACCATGAGTCCTTTGAGGCATTGTCATTAGGAAATTTAGTATCTCTCTTAACATCACGAGCAAAATCTCCGACCATATCATTTCTATTTGCTTGTGACAGAATCCAATTGTTAAACCCAATAATTTGCATATGCTTTACCAGTTTTTAATAGTAAAAGTTTATATGCATATTAATGCATTATCTTATGCTGGAATACATCTATTGATGATGTGTATGAGTCTCATCCGCCATTGAACTAACCAGGGCCGTGCAACGTTTGCTTATGAGATAAGAACTGCTAGCAGCTTATGCGTCAATTTCATAAGAAACTTGCAGTTTATGAGGTATATAGCTTGCAGCTTATGTTGAATACCAAATTTATAACTTATTGTTTTTATTTATTGTTAAGTAGCTCCATTTAAGTCAGCCAACATTGTTTTTTATCACTAAAAAAATATAAATACCAAGATGGACGGAGATAAACGTAGCAAGTATATAAATTTCCATCATCTCTGCACGCCCTAAGATTGTGATATTTCTTTTCAGGGGGAGTTTCTAGGTACGCATAACCAGAAAGTTCGTTAACCAAAAAATAGAGGACACGTGGTTTTTCCCGAACTTTGCTTCTTATACTCTGAATCTCTGCTTGTTCCAGCAGGAGGCGATATTCAACCCACCGATCATTGCTCAAACCCACATTACGTTCACCTATTCCTTTTTGGGATTCTGGCACAATCCTATAGAACTCTGGATTCATAATTGACAAACTACGATCAACCCTTTGCATTTCTTCCAGTCGTTGCATAGCAGGCAATCGATTACTGAACTTTTCGCGCATCTCGGCTTCTTTCTCAAATCCTGAGGACAGAGTTAGTACGAGTAAATAAAAAAATCCTTTTAATAAACCTACAACAAGAACGAATCCGATCAACACCAATAATCCTCTTCGGGTATAGCAGCTTACGGTACGGTGCATGTTATTAAATTTAAACGATTTCACGTTAACCTTTCTACGTACATTTGTGTGAACAATTGAAGTGTATGTCACGCCGAATATCTTTGTTAGCCAAATAAGGTGGGCATATTATGCCAACGCGTAACACTCTAAATTTTCACTATTCCTTTTCGTCCATCGGCGAGTTTCTTTCTTTTGCTTAGCCAAAAGAAAGAAACCAAAGAAAAGGCTACCCCCTACCGCTTGTTTCCTATATTTCGTTAAATACTGGGTGGCAAGCTATAACCGTGAAGGTCATCCCATCATCACGAATTGCTAAAGCAATTGTTCTTATGTGAAAACTCGCTTTGCTCAAGCAGTCGCTTGCCGAAAGCTCCCAGCATTTAACAAAATATAGACGCGGAAGACAAGGGGCTTTAGGGCTATGTGGATGCTGCACCTGTTAAGCCAAAGTAGTATATCCCGCGTAAGCGGGCATGGCAGCCTAGTAGAGAGCGTATCTTAATATGCCAAATCTATCGCATTTTTTGTTGTGAGAAACTATCTCCTGTTTGGGCATTCAAATAGATTATTAAGTAGGAAATCTAAAGGTTGTCATAGAAATTTTTAGATGTGGTTTTAATTTCGCAGGCTTGTTAGGGTGGATGGTTAGTGATGATGGATTTTAATGCCTCGCCCGAAAGGAGAAGTTAAATGTCCAAAATGCGTATTGTTTTACCACTTGCAATCTTGTTAGTTGCTGGCTGTGTGGTTACTCCCGCAGATAGAGTGGTCGTAGCACCGGCTTTGCCTGTCGTTGTGGAGTTTGGTGCTGAGCCTTACTATTATCAACAAGGCTATTACTATTATTACGATAACCACTACTGGCGTTATTCAAATTCACGAGCAGGGCCTTGGTTAGACTTACCTCGCAGCCATTACCCTAAAGAAATCAGATATAGAGGTCGTGGCGGTGATGGCAGAGACCGAGATGGTGACAGAGATAGATACAGAGACCATGATCATGATGGCGGCTACCGCGAACGAGGCGGGTATTAATATGGCCTTTTTCTCAACGGCGTTCTGAGTAAAATAACGCATGTTAAGCCGCTAATTAGCGGCTTTTCTTATTTATTAGGCTCAAGTTCTTATCTGGCTAATGGTCAGGTCAATATAAACAGCATGAGCCAGTTGGCTTACTTAGTCTCCACCGCCGTTGCCATCATTAAGGGTTGTTTAATTGCCGATGTTTGGAGCTCAGTTGGCAGCCATCCACCACCAAGCGCCTTGAATGCAGCAACAGCTGATCTGGCAGATTCAGTTTGTGCTTGGGCTTTTGCATCTGAAATTTTCAATAAATTTTCATCAGCGTGTAGCACTTCAATTAAGCTCACTACACCTCTTTGATACGCGATAAAGGATGATTCACGCGCTTGACTCATTGATTGCTCTCCTCGCGCCAATGATGCTGTTTGCTGCTCACGCTTCACTAATGCAGAAATGGCGTTCTCTACATCTTCAGCCGCGCGTAGTGTTGATTGTCGGTAAGCTGCCAAAGTCTCTGCTTCTTGACCTTTTGCGTGGTCAATTTGTGCATCAATGCGGCCAAAATCAAACAAGCGCCAACGTAGGCCAATCACGCCTGCGGCCTGATTGGCAGCGCTACTAAATAAATTGCCACCAGAAATGGCGGTTGCACTGCCAATCAAGAGGCTGAGAGCCACCTTGGGATAGTACTCAGAGATGGCTTGACCAATTTTTGCATTGGCGATGGCTAATTTTCGTTCTGCAACGATGAGGTCTGGCCTACGTTGCAACAAATCGGCTGGAGAGCCTACAGATGCAATTTGAGGCGCAGCTGGAATAGGTTTAAATGTACTTAGTTCAGATCTGTATTTGCCGGGCGCAGCGCCTAGCATCACATCAAGCGCATTCATCGCCACATCAAGACCAGCTTCTAATACGGGAATAGTCGCTTCAACTTGGGCAACCGCCGCTTCCGCCTGTTGTACTTGCAGCTTAGGAGCTAGCCCTCTGGAATGGAGTATATTGACCTTAGTCACGAGTTGCTGCTGTGTTTCGAGTTGTTTTTTTGCAATATCTAAACGAGATTGTAAGCCACGGATGGTGATGTAAGTATCAGCCGTTTGCGCCGCCACCGCCAAGCGCGTTGCAACAGCGCCAGCCTTTGCTGCTTGATATTCAGCTAAGGCAGCGTTTTGTTCACGCTTTAACCCGCCAAAAATATCCAATTCCCAGCTAGCGTTAAAGTTCGCCTCATATAGATTGGCATCTCGGTTATAGCCGGGGGTTGCATTGAGAAGCTGTCCTAATGGGGACTCCAATGACTGATGGTTGCGAATGGTTTGAGCACTGATATTGCCAGAGGGGATTAATGCTGCATGTGCGGCACTAAGTCCGGACTTTGCCTGCTGGATTCTGGCTTGTGCCTGCGCAATATCGAAGTTTTGCGCTAATGCTAGTGCTACAAATTGCGTTAATTGCGGATCACCAAATCCCTCCCACCATTTCGCAAAATCAGCATTCGTGGTGGCTTTACGGTTATCCAGCGCAACTTGCCCTAGATAATGATCAGGTAACGATGCGTCCACTTTTTTATATTCTGGCCCAACGGCGCAGCTGCTGAGAATTCCAGCGCTTAATAAAAGTGGAATAAAACGAAAGGTAGGCATAATAATCCTTGAACTTATCAATTAAAGTTGTGACTATATTACAATACGGTCACTTATTGTCAATCCCCCAAAGTCAATGTATGCTACAAATATGATTAAAAAACTAGAAAACAACTTACGTGGTCCATCGGAACATAATGTCCGCGATCAGATAGTGGAAGCGGCGGCTGAGTACTTTAGCCGTTATGGGTATGAAAAGACCACCGTTTCCGATCTCGCTAAATCCATCGGCTTTTCTAAAGCCTATATCTACAAATTCTTTGCTACAAAACAAGCGATAGGTGAGGTGATTTGTTCCAACACCTTGAGTGCTATTTTGAAAGCAGTAGATGAAGCGATGGCGGGCTCTCCCACAGCATCAGAGCGGCTAAGACGCATGTTTAAAGCGGTTGTGGAGGCAAGTTCACAGTTGTTCTTTGAGGATCGTAAGCTCTATGATATTGCTGCATCAGCAGCGGGTGAGCAATGGCAGTCTTGCACTAATTACCATGAACAAATTAAAAAAATCATTTTAGAAATCGTGCATGAAGGACGTGTGACGGGAGAGTTTGAGCGTAAGACTCCGGTCGATGAAACCGTGAATGCAATCTATTTGGTTATACAGCCATATGGCAATCCATTATTGCTCCAGCATAATCTGCACTTGGCTGAGCATGCCCCTATCATTCTCTCTAACTTAATATTAAGAAGTTTGTCCCCATAAATTATTTAGTGACTATTGACATATTTAGTCACTAGTATCAGAATGCGAGTTACTACTATTAGGGAGTAACTCGTATGCTTAGCCGTAAACTTATTTCAGCCAGTGTCATTGGTCTATCCGCAATGTCACTGTTCGCGTGCAGTGAAAAAACACCTGATGACCCACGCACTCAAATTCCCTTAGTTAAAACGACAACGGTTAATGTCGCCTCTGAAGCTTCGCGCTCTTTTACCGGTGTCGTTGCTGCTAGGGTTCAGAGTGATTTGGCATTTCGTGTTTCGGGAAAAATACTGGAGCGCCTGGTTGATTCAGGGCAGCAAGTGAAGCGTGGCCAACCATTGTTTCGTATTGATCCCAATGACCTCAAGTTAACAGCGCTAAGTCAGAAAGAGGTTGTCATGGCCGCAAAGGCGCGTGCAGACCAAACTGCCGAGGATGAAATAAGGCACCGAGGCTTAGTAGAAGCAGGGGCAGTTTCCGCTTCCGTCTATGATCAAATAAAATCGGCGGCTGATTCTGCAAAAGCACAATTAAAAGCAGCTGAATCACAAGCTGATGTAGCAAAAAATGCATCTAATTATGCAGTATTGGTTGCCGATGCGGATGGTGTGGTGGTTGAAACGCTGGCAGAACCCGGGCAAGTAGTGAACGCCGGGCAGGCGGTGGCGCGTGTGGCGCATGCCGGTAAGCGTGAAGCCATTGTGCATTTACCGGAAACCTTACGACCAGCATTAGGAACAGTGGCACAAGCAAAGCTATATGGCAATGGCAGCAAAACCGTACCAGCTAAACTCAGGCAGCTTTCTGAATCCGCAGATGCGCTTTCTCGAACATATGAAGCCAGATACACACTGAGCGAAGGCTTGGCAGATGCGCCACTGGGGTCGACGGTCACAATTCAGCTAAATGAAAGTGGTTCTACAGCTGCCACTAGTATTGAAGTACCTATCGGAGCGATATTCGATTCAGGTAAAGAGTCAGGCGTCTGGGTGGTTGAAGGTAAACCATTACATGTGAGCTGGCGTCCAGTAAAACTAATCAGCATCAGTGAGGAATCAGCACGCATAGACAGTAACCTTAAATTGAATGAGCAAATCGTTGCGCTTGGCGCTCACCTTCTGCACCAAGGTGAAAAAGTGAGGGTGGCGACTGATAGCGACCTCGGTGCTGATTTGAAAAGTGGAGAAGAAAAATGAGCGGATTTAACCTATCCGCACTTGCGGTGCGCGAACGCGCTATCACGCTGTTTCTGATATTTTTGATTTCGATTGCCGGCATACTTGCTTTCTTTCAACTTGGGCGTGCTGAAGACCCGCCATTCACGATCAAGCAAATGACGGTAGTGACAGCATGGCCAGGTGCAACGGCTCAGGAGATGCAGGATCAGGTCGCTGAGCCATTGGAAAAGCGCCTGCAAGAACTCAAGTGGTACGACCGTGCGGAAACCTTCACACGCCCTGGTTTAGCTTTCACCATGGTTTCGTTTCTAGACAGTGCTCCACCTTCTGAAGTGAAAGAAGAGTTCTATCAGGCACGTAAAAAGCTCGGAGACGAAGCTAAAAAATTGCCTAATGGGGTCATTGGCCCAATGCTCAACGATGAGTATGCGGATGTAACATTTGCTCTATTTTCCCTGAAAGCCAAAGGCGAGCCACAGCGACTGCTTGTACGCGAAGCTGAGAAACTGCGTCAGCAATTGCTGCACGTAAAAGGCGTTAAGAAAGTCAATATTATTGGCGAGCAGTCCGAGCGCATTTTCGTGTCATTCTCCCATGACCGTTTGGCTACCTTGGGGATTACCCCGCAAGAGATTTTTGTTGCTCTGAACAACCAAAATGTTCTGACACCAGCTGGTTCTATTGAGACTAAAGGCCCACAAATATTTGTTCGCGTTGATGGTGCGTTGGAGAGTTTGGAGAAAATTCGACAAACCCCAATCGTTGCAAAAGGCCGTACCTTGAAGTTATCGGATATTGCAGCCGTTGAGCGTGGCTATGAAGACCCCGCCACTTTTTTAGTGCGCAATAACGGAGAACCGACGCTCTTACTTGGCGTGGTGATGCGAAACGATTGGAATGGCCTTGATTTGGGTAAGGCGCTTGAATCAGAAGTGTCTAACATCAACACTGAACTGCCTTTGGGCATGACGCTGACTAAAGTGACCGATCAGTCTGTCAACATCAGTTCAGCGGTAGATGAGTTCATGGTGAAGTTCTTTGTGGCTTTGCTTGTAGTGATGGTGGTGTGTTTTGTTAGCATGGGCTGGCGTGTTGGCCTCGTAGTGGCTGCAGCGGTGCCACTGACATTGGCTATCGTGTTCATCATTATGGCTGCGTCTGGCAAAAACTTCGACCGCATTACGCTGGGTTCACTGATTCTTGCGCTTGGGTTGTTGGTGGATGATGCCATTATCGCTATCGAGATGATGGTGGTGAAGATGGAGGAGGGCTACAGCCGCGTTGCAGCTTCTGCTTATGCTTGGAGCCATACTGCCGCCCCCATGCTTTCCGGTACGTTGGTCACAGCGGTTGGTTTTATGCCCAACGGTTTTGCTCGCTCTACAGCTGGCGAATACACCAGCAACATGTTTTGGATTGTCGGCATCGCGCTTATCGCATCCTGGGTGGTGGCAGTGGTATTTACTCCATATCTTGGTGTCAAACTTTTGCCGGATTTCAAGAAGATTGAAGGCGGTCACGATGCCATTTATGACACGCCTCGCTATAACCGATTCCGCCAAATATTGGGGCACATCATTGCCCGTAAATGGGTGGTGGCTGGCACGGTGGTGAGTCTTTTTGTTGTAGCGATCCTTGGCATGGCAGTGGTGAAGAAACAGTTTTTCCCTACCTCTGATCGCCCTGAAGTGCTGATTGAGTTACAAATGCCATATGGCACCTCCATTACGCAAACAAGTGCTGCAACAGCCAAGGTCGAAGCTTGGCTAGCTAAGCAGCAGGAAGCTAGGGTAGTGACCGCTTACATCGGTCAAGGCGCACCTCGATTCTTTTTGGCAATGTCTCCTGAGTTGCCTGATCCCTCATTCGCCAAGATTGTGGTGCTCGCGGGTAATGACAAAGAGCGGGAAGCCATTAAGCTAAGGTTGCGTCGCGCTATTGCGGATGGGTTAGCGCCTGAGGCACAGGTGCGTGTTACCCAAATCGTATTCGGACCGCCTTCACCATATCCTGTGGCTTACCGTGTGATGGGTCCTGACCCAGACCAGTTGCGCTTAATTGCAAATGAAGTCGCAGGTGTGATGCGCGCCAGCCCTATGATGCGCACGGTCAATACAGACTGGGGTACAAAAGTACCAACTCTGTATTTCAAACTGGATCAGGACCGACTTCAGGCCGTGGGATTGACCTCAAACGCTGTATCGTCGCAGTTGCAGTTTTTGTTAAGTGGCGTCTCCATTACTGAGGTGCGTGAGGATATTCGTTCTGTGCAGGTAGTAGGGCGCGCTGCTGGCGATATCCGTATTGATCCGGCCAAAATCAGTGGGTTTACATTGATCGGATCGGCAGGGCAGCGCATTCCATTGACACAAGTAGGTGTGGTTGAAGTGCAAATGGAGGACCCTATACTCAGACGCAGAGACCGCACGCCGACCATTACTGTCCGTGGCGACATCGACGAAAGTTTGCAACCACCGGATGTGTCGAGTGCTATGTTGATGCAGTTGCAACCGATTATTGATAAGTTGCCTGCTGGCTACAGAATTGAGCAGGCCGGTTCTATCGAGGAGTCAGAAAAGGCTAGCACGGCAATGTTGCCTCTGTTCCCGATAATGATCGCGCTCACCCTGCTGATTATCATCTTGCAAGTGCGTTCGATTGCGGCCATGGTCATGGTGTTTCTGACCAGTCCGCTAGGGCTTATCGGTGTGGTACCGACGCTCCTGCTGTTCCAGCAGCCTTTCGGTATCAATGCCTTGGTTGGTTTGATTGCACTATCTGGCATCCTAATGCGAAATACACTTATTTTGATTGGACAGATACGTGAAAACGAAGAAGCGGGGTTAGATCCTTTTAATGCGGTTGTAGAAGCGACTGTGCAACGTGCAAGACCAGTGATCTTAACTGCCTTAGCCGCAATCCTGGCATTTATACCGCTGACGCATTCAGTTTTCTGGGGAACGCTTGCTTATACGCTGATTGGTGGGACGTTTGCGGGAACGATTCTTACGCTCATGTTCTTACCGGCCATGTATTCCATCTGGTTCAAGATTAAACCAGCCCCAGTTAGCAGTTCATCTATCGTCAAACCCACCCATTAGAAAGGAATAATCATGTCACCCTCCAAAGTAGTTCTTGTCACTGGCGTATCATCAGGTATTGGGCGCACTGTCGCTAAAAAATTGGCTGAGCAGAACTGTCTAGTATTTGGCACCGTTCGTAACCTGAGTAAATCTCAAGCTATTCCCGGTGTCGTGCTTATCGAAATGGATGTACGAGACGAAGCATCGATAACCAGAGGAATCGAAACGATTATTTCTCAAGCTAAGCGTATCGATGTACTGGTGAATAGTGCAGGCGTAACCCTGCTAGGAGCCGCTGAGGAAACATCGATGGCGGAAGCACAGTCACTGTTCGACACTAACTTTTTCGGACTATTGCGCACAATTAAGGCCGTGTTGCCACATATGCGTCATCAGCGTTCAGGCCGAATTGTCAACGTCAGTTCAGTGTTGGGTTTTCTACCTGCGCCTTACATGGCGCTCTATTCGGCTTCTAAGCATGCCATTGAAGGACTATCTGAGTCTCTAGACCACGAAGTACGCCAGTTTGGCATCCGCGTTTCATTGATCGAACCATCTTTTACTAAAACTAATTTGGATTTAAATGCGCCACAAACTGTAGAGAGAATTTCTGACTACAGTAAAGAGCTAAGTATCGTTTCGAAAGCAATTCAAAACAACGTACAAAAGGCGCCGATGCCAAATCAAGTCGCAGACACAATAGTTAAAGCTTCTTTAGGTGCATGGAAGATGCGTCATACGCCTAAAGGCGAAGCGTCACTTTTGGCTAAATTGCGTCGTTTTATGCCAGCTGCCCCAGTTGAGAAAGGATTAAGAAAAACGTTTGGACTTGCTTGATTAAATCCAAAATTGTCATTAAGCCAACTAGCGTGGGCATCTATATGCTCACGCTTAACATTAGATATTCACCATTCACTTTCGCCCTTCAGTGACATTCTTCTTTAGCTTGTTCAAAAGTAGCCAAATAAAGAACTGCTCCTTATCGCATGGATCATGTTCTTCTCAGCGTCATGGCCGTTCAGTATGTCTCGTAAGAATGTTTGATCAATCTTAATAAGATGGTAGGCTGTTTTTTATATAAGTAATTGAAAAAAAGCAGTTACCCATTACAATCGACCTAAAATTGTTTTTAAGAAAAACTCCACAATGATAGACGGTCTAGTACAAATCTTAATCTGGCAAGGGATGGGCGAGTTAATCTCCAGATTCTTTATTCCTGATATTCCGGGGCCAGTGATTGGCTTGCTGTTATTACTCAGCTTTTTGGTCATTAAAGGCGAGGTTAACCAGCCGTTGGGGATGGTGGCTGATACTTTCCGTCAACACTTGGGTTTACTCTTTGTGCCTGCATCTGTGGGCGTTGTGTTGTTTTTACCCGACCTCAAAACGCATGGATTAGCGGTCACTTTGGCGTTGTTAGTGAGCGTGGTGCTGACTATTGCCGTCACCGCATTGGTGCTTAAGCTTTTCTGGAAAGCGACCCATGACGAATAACCGCTTACCAATCTCTGAAATTTGGGTGTATCTTTCGGGCGATCCATTATTTGCGCTGGTGCTCACGTTAGCGACTTACCAGCTAGGTTACATGATTTACGTTAAAGTGAATCGCCACCCTGTATTTAGCCCTGTCGCCATTTCGGTGTTGCTGATTACTTGCATTATTTCCTTGATGAACATGCCTTACCAAAAATACTTTGAAGGCGCGCAGTTTGTGCATTTTCTATTGGGTACAGCAACGGTGGCATTAGCCGTGCCCATTTATCGAGGCTTTAATGATTTAAAAGGTAAGTTATTCCCCATTACACTAGCATTAACCATTGGCAGTGCGGTGTCGATTTTTGTAGGGGTGGTTATCGCGAAAAGCATGGGTGCTGGTAGTACGATAGTTGGCAGCATGTATGCAAAATCTGTCACCGCGCCCATTGCTATGGGTATTGCCGAGCGCATTCATGTCTCACCCACCCTCACGGCGGTGTTTACGGTGATTACAGGGATGTTGGGTTCTATTTTAGCGCCGTATATTTTTAACGCGCTCAATATCAAACATTGGTGGATGCGCGGCACTGCGATTGGTGTGGGGGCACATGGTTTAGGCATTACCCGTGCGTTTAGCGTTAATGATGAAGCTGGCACGTATGCGAGTATGGCAATGGGCTTAAATGGCGTATTGAGCGCCGTGTTATTACCATTTATTATTGGGTATATTCGTACCTAGATTTATAGAATTAAGCTCACTCTAATCTAGTGATTCCTGCCAAAGCCTTGTAGCTAAGAAGGCTAGACATGGTGCTTGAACGTTAACAATTGGTCGTTACAGCAGTTCTTCCACGTGTTTTTTAATATTTTCTGCAATCTTCTTGGTAGGTAAATCGTTATCGTCATTACCAAATGGGTCTTCAATTTCCTCGGCAATCAGTTCTAAGCTAGCAAGCACATAGAAAATAAACACGACAATCGGAATCACGTAATAGCCCAAGCTTAATACATATCCAAATGGTAGTGTCATCACGTAAAAGAAGATGAATTTTTTAATAAACGCGCTATAAGAGTAGGGGATCGGCGTGTTTTTAATGCGTTCGCAGACACCGCAAACGCCGGTAAATGAATCAAGTTCGTCTTTAATGAGGTAGAGCTGGTCACCGGTTATTTTCCCTGTGGTGTAGAGCTCATTGGCTTTTTGGAACAGGATTTTAGCCACTTGGTTAGGGCT includes:
- a CDS encoding oxidoreductase, translating into MSPSKVVLVTGVSSGIGRTVAKKLAEQNCLVFGTVRNLSKSQAIPGVVLIEMDVRDEASITRGIETIISQAKRIDVLVNSAGVTLLGAAEETSMAEAQSLFDTNFFGLLRTIKAVLPHMRHQRSGRIVNVSSVLGFLPAPYMALYSASKHAIEGLSESLDHEVRQFGIRVSLIEPSFTKTNLDLNAPQTVERISDYSKELSIVSKAIQNNVQKAPMPNQVADTIVKASLGAWKMRHTPKGEASLLAKLRRFMPAAPVEKGLRKTFGLA
- a CDS encoding efflux RND transporter periplasmic adaptor subunit, which gives rise to MLSRKLISASVIGLSAMSLFACSEKTPDDPRTQIPLVKTTTVNVASEASRSFTGVVAARVQSDLAFRVSGKILERLVDSGQQVKRGQPLFRIDPNDLKLTALSQKEVVMAAKARADQTAEDEIRHRGLVEAGAVSASVYDQIKSAADSAKAQLKAAESQADVAKNASNYAVLVADADGVVVETLAEPGQVVNAGQAVARVAHAGKREAIVHLPETLRPALGTVAQAKLYGNGSKTVPAKLRQLSESADALSRTYEARYTLSEGLADAPLGSTVTIQLNESGSTAATSIEVPIGAIFDSGKESGVWVVEGKPLHVSWRPVKLISISEESARIDSNLKLNEQIVALGAHLLHQGEKVRVATDSDLGADLKSGEEK
- a CDS encoding efflux transporter outer membrane subunit: MPTFRFIPLLLSAGILSSCAVGPEYKKVDASLPDHYLGQVALDNRKATTNADFAKWWEGFGDPQLTQFVALALAQNFDIAQAQARIQQAKSGLSAAHAALIPSGNISAQTIRNHQSLESPLGQLLNATPGYNRDANLYEANFNASWELDIFGGLKREQNAALAEYQAAKAGAVATRLAVAAQTADTYITIRGLQSRLDIAKKQLETQQQLVTKVNILHSRGLAPKLQVQQAEAAVAQVEATIPVLEAGLDVAMNALDVMLGAAPGKYRSELSTFKPIPAAPQIASVGSPADLLQRRPDLIVAERKLAIANAKIGQAISEYYPKVALSLLIGSATAISGGNLFSSAANQAAGVIGLRWRLFDFGRIDAQIDHAKGQEAETLAAYRQSTLRAAEDVENAISALVKREQQTASLARGEQSMSQARESSFIAYQRGVVSLIEVLHADENLLKISDAKAQAQTESARSAVAAFKALGGGWLPTELQTSAIKQPLMMATAVETK
- a CDS encoding efflux RND transporter permease subunit is translated as MSGFNLSALAVRERAITLFLIFLISIAGILAFFQLGRAEDPPFTIKQMTVVTAWPGATAQEMQDQVAEPLEKRLQELKWYDRAETFTRPGLAFTMVSFLDSAPPSEVKEEFYQARKKLGDEAKKLPNGVIGPMLNDEYADVTFALFSLKAKGEPQRLLVREAEKLRQQLLHVKGVKKVNIIGEQSERIFVSFSHDRLATLGITPQEIFVALNNQNVLTPAGSIETKGPQIFVRVDGALESLEKIRQTPIVAKGRTLKLSDIAAVERGYEDPATFLVRNNGEPTLLLGVVMRNDWNGLDLGKALESEVSNINTELPLGMTLTKVTDQSVNISSAVDEFMVKFFVALLVVMVVCFVSMGWRVGLVVAAAVPLTLAIVFIIMAASGKNFDRITLGSLILALGLLVDDAIIAIEMMVVKMEEGYSRVAASAYAWSHTAAPMLSGTLVTAVGFMPNGFARSTAGEYTSNMFWIVGIALIASWVVAVVFTPYLGVKLLPDFKKIEGGHDAIYDTPRYNRFRQILGHIIARKWVVAGTVVSLFVVAILGMAVVKKQFFPTSDRPEVLIELQMPYGTSITQTSAATAKVEAWLAKQQEARVVTAYIGQGAPRFFLAMSPELPDPSFAKIVVLAGNDKEREAIKLRLRRAIADGLAPEAQVRVTQIVFGPPSPYPVAYRVMGPDPDQLRLIANEVAGVMRASPMMRTVNTDWGTKVPTLYFKLDQDRLQAVGLTSNAVSSQLQFLLSGVSITEVREDIRSVQVVGRAAGDIRIDPAKISGFTLIGSAGQRIPLTQVGVVEVQMEDPILRRRDRTPTITVRGDIDESLQPPDVSSAMLMQLQPIIDKLPAGYRIEQAGSIEESEKASTAMLPLFPIMIALTLLIIILQVRSIAAMVMVFLTSPLGLIGVVPTLLLFQQPFGINALVGLIALSGILMRNTLILIGQIRENEEAGLDPFNAVVEATVQRARPVILTALAAILAFIPLTHSVFWGTLAYTLIGGTFAGTILTLMFLPAMYSIWFKIKPAPVSSSSIVKPTH
- a CDS encoding TetR/AcrR family transcriptional regulator; translated protein: MIKKLENNLRGPSEHNVRDQIVEAAAEYFSRYGYEKTTVSDLAKSIGFSKAYIYKFFATKQAIGEVICSNTLSAILKAVDEAMAGSPTASERLRRMFKAVVEASSQLFFEDRKLYDIAASAAGEQWQSCTNYHEQIKKIILEIVHEGRVTGEFERKTPVDETVNAIYLVIQPYGNPLLLQHNLHLAEHAPIILSNLILRSLSP
- a CDS encoding sterile alpha motif-like domain-containing protein, yielding MQIIGFNNWILSQANRNDMVGDFARDVKRDTKFPNDNASKDSWLSHLRHRNACRAAIDAFEVAWTEYKNEF